GTTATGGTGAGGCTTGGATTTGGGAACATTTTACTTCCCCGTGGGAACCAATTCCAGCCCCAGATTTAATGATTGCGCAGGCTTTGAAAGCAACAAAGCAATTAAAGCTTGCACCTGGTGCTCCTCAAACTAAAGATTCCTAGCCTTTGCTACAATTACTTCAAAAATTATAAATATATTTTCATTGACAATCTCTTAAAATATCATTAAACTTATAGTTGAAAGCGCTTACAATTAAAGGAGCGGGTATTATGAATATGTGTACTTTAATCGATGAAAAGAATAAAGACCAACTCATTGCTGCCCTTTTAGATCTTGATATTTATAAAATGCCGGATGGTCGTCAGTTTTATGAAGCTACGGAATCAGAATTGAAAAATCAGTTTTTACTAAGAACCAACTATATTTCCTGACAAGCTCCCTTTTATATCATGTATTATAAATAATTTTCCACACATAGCCATCAGTCTCACTGTCGAGATGATGGTTTTTTGTATCCTTTCGTTTATGATCAGCTCCCCCAAAATTTTAGGATTATTGACATATAATAGACACATAAGAATGATAGAATTGGACAAACTTGCTTGCCGCAAAGTCCAAATGGCGAAAGCAAAAGTTTTCCTATACTGTTTACCATTCTTAACAGTACAAGGAAAGAAGGGAGACTATAGAAATGAGTGCATATAGAGAACTTGCTGATAGTGTACGCATGACTGGCAAGGGCTCATGTCCATGGTTTGGTGAGAAAGATGACAAGCTTGAACTCATTGGAAAAGGCCGAAGTGCTTACGTTTTTAAGATTCTTTCAACTGAAAAAGTACTGAAGGTGTTCTTTCCTGACTTTACACATATAGCAAAAGAAGAAGCGGCGATTTACCATGATCTTGAAGGATTAGAATTTTTCCCGACATTATATGAGGCTGGTTCCAACTACCTCGTGCTTGATTATATAGAGGGGTACACTTTGTTTGAATGTCTGCAGCAAGGCATTCCGGTTTCAGAGCAGAATATGAACGAGGTTGATCAGGCTTTAGACCTAGCACGAAAAAAAGGACTGAATCCGTCAGATATTCATTTACGAAATATTATTATCACTCCGCATGGCGGGATAAAAATTATTGATGTCGCTCGCTATCGGCAAACAAAACAGTGTACGCAATGGGACGATTTAAAACGAGCCTTTTATCGTTTTTATAGGAAGCCTTATTTCCCTAAAAGACTTCCCATATTTATTCTAAATACCATTGCCGCGTTATATAAAAGAAAATGGCTGCCTGAATTTTAGGCTGACTACTGGATCTATTCCTATCAGCTGCCTTCCCCGATACCAACTGCTGAATACTCTTTCCTAATGTATTAAAAAACTTGGCTTACCGCCCAGCCCAAATGGCGGAAGTCTTAGTTTTGCTTATACTTTGATCCTTTAACAAAGTTAAACATTCCTAAAATACAAAGAAGACTGAACTTGGTCCAACTTCCAAGTCCAGTCTTTTTCAATATAATCTATTTCCAAGCTGCCTTAATAAAAATCAGAAATAAAAGGGGTATTCTCCATCATGATCGTCGCCACAGAAGATGAATCAATAGCAGTTTGCACCGACTCAACCGGGAAGAATGAAACACCTATCAAGAGAATTAAAATCACCACATAAGTTTTAACTACGCCAAATACACCGCCAAGTCCTTTGTTGATCGTACGAAGGATAGGCAAAGATGCAAAGACTTGCAGGATCCTGCCAAGCCAAAGGACGATTAGATTTGTCACGATTAAAACAGTGAAAAAGCCAATAAGTGTATAGAAAATCCCTCCCAAGCCGGCTCCAAGAAACTCAGGATAAGGAACCCATGTATGAAGCCAAGATGCAGCCGAGCTATAAAAGAAAAAACCCGCAGCAATGGCAAGTAAAAAACTCGAAAGTCTTACAAATTTAGAAACAAAGCCTTGACGAAGTCCAATAAAAAAACTTCCAATAAGTAACAAAATGATGATAATATTTACGAGCACAAGCAGTACCTCCTTCACGGTGAGAAAATGAGATGCTCGTTGAATTGAATATATCATGTTTGATTATAAAAAAGAAACCATCTTCCGTACTGTTCCGTTAGAAATTAATGGAACTAAAAAAGCGCAAGCGCCTTGCAGGTCCTAAAAATAGAATACGTCCGTTTCGTTTATACTGTTTACCAATAAATTTGGAAAAATAAAAAAGCTGCGCTAATCACAGCTTTTTCACATTCATGGGCATTTACTTTTTTGCTAAAGCATCTTCGTCCATATATAAGACCTCCCATAAATGGCCGTCTCTATCCTGAAAACTCCCCCCATACATAAAACCTGCCTCGACAGGATCATTGGATGGTTTTCCTCCTGCTTCAAGAGCTTTATTGACCAATTCATCCACCTCTTCCTTACTGTCAGCAGATAAGGCAACGATCACTTCCGTGTTTTTGGTCGCATCCGTTATTTCTTTTTTGGTAAAGGTTTGAAAAAAATCTTCCTTTAAGAGCATAGCAAACATGTTTTCTCCTATAATCAAACAAGCTGCGTTTTCATCTGTAAATTGATCATTAAACTCAAATCCTAACCGTGTAAAAAAATCAATCGATTGATTTAAATCTTTTACCGGTAAATTAACATATATTTGTTTAGCTTGAGTTCCCATATGACTCACCTTTCTTTTATTTAGTTTTCATCTGCACTCGAACCATACACCGCAGGTACTGAGACATCGAGCAGACGGAGATAAACAGTAAGCTGGCCGCGATGGTGGTACCAATGATTAAACATGAGAGAGCGCAGCATGAAAAAACGCGGCGCTGTCATTATCGTTTCTTCTCCTTGTTTCATCTGCCATTCTGACATCAGGTCCACTTCATTCCATGCTGCCAGCTTTTGCTCGGCCGTCTCGATACTGCTATCGAAGGCTGACAAAATCTCCTTGCGAGTAGCTGCTTCAGGGAGAAGAACTTGCGGAACTTCCCTGTTTGATTCACTAAAATATTCGGCCAGTTCCCCAGGTATAACTGCAGTATGCAAAGCAATCTGGCCAAGGGACATAGACTTTGGATGCGGAGACCAGGAAAGCTTATCTTCCGGAATTCGTTCAAGGACTTGTCTAGTGGCATGCACCTCATCTGTGAATTCTTTTATCAGTAAGTCGGAAACGGCAATACGTTTTGACATCACCTTTTCTCCTTTCCATTCGATATAGCCTGGTAAAAAAGGTGAATGACACCAGGTGAGTCGATTAACTTTCAGCTTCTAGATTCAACAAGATGGTCATTTAATTGATCAAATAGTCTTATTCCATCACCGAGCAGTACAGGCACCACATGAAGATGGATTTCATCAATTAGACCTGGATAAAGGCATTGGCGTGATGCACTTGCTCCCGCAACACCAACATAATTTGCACCTGCTGCAGCTTTCGC
This DNA window, taken from Alteribacillus bidgolensis, encodes the following:
- a CDS encoding LLM class flavin-dependent oxidoreductase, whose amino-acid sequence is MKLGLFLMPTHPPEKSLYDTTEWDLEMIQYAYELGYGEAWIWEHFTSPWEPIPAPDLMIAQALKATKQLKLAPGAPQTKDS
- the fbpA gene encoding Fur-regulated basic protein FbpA, which produces MNMCTLIDEKNKDQLIAALLDLDIYKMPDGRQFYEATESELKNQFLLRTNYIS
- a CDS encoding protein kinase family protein, translated to MSAYRELADSVRMTGKGSCPWFGEKDDKLELIGKGRSAYVFKILSTEKVLKVFFPDFTHIAKEEAAIYHDLEGLEFFPTLYEAGSNYLVLDYIEGYTLFECLQQGIPVSEQNMNEVDQALDLARKKGLNPSDIHLRNIIITPHGGIKIIDVARYRQTKQCTQWDDLKRAFYRFYRKPYFPKRLPIFILNTIAALYKRKWLPEF
- a CDS encoding CvpA family protein, which codes for MLVNIIIILLLIGSFFIGLRQGFVSKFVRLSSFLLAIAAGFFFYSSAASWLHTWVPYPEFLGAGLGGIFYTLIGFFTVLIVTNLIVLWLGRILQVFASLPILRTINKGLGGVFGVVKTYVVILILLIGVSFFPVESVQTAIDSSSVATIMMENTPFISDFY
- a CDS encoding VOC family protein; this translates as MGTQAKQIYVNLPVKDLNQSIDFFTRLGFEFNDQFTDENAACLIIGENMFAMLLKEDFFQTFTKKEITDATKNTEVIVALSADSKEEVDELVNKALEAGGKPSNDPVEAGFMYGGSFQDRDGHLWEVLYMDEDALAKK
- a CDS encoding DinB family protein is translated as MSKRIAVSDLLIKEFTDEVHATRQVLERIPEDKLSWSPHPKSMSLGQIALHTAVIPGELAEYFSESNREVPQVLLPEAATRKEILSAFDSSIETAEQKLAAWNEVDLMSEWQMKQGEETIMTAPRFFMLRSLMFNHWYHHRGQLTVYLRLLDVSVPAVYGSSADEN
- a CDS encoding dihydrofolate reductase family protein; translation: MESAIKKAKAAAGANYVGVAGASASRQCLYPGLIDEIHLHVVPVLLGDGIRLFDQLNDHLVESRS